A genomic region of Bombus pyrosoma isolate SC7728 linkage group LG6, ASM1482585v1, whole genome shotgun sequence contains the following coding sequences:
- the LOC122568629 gene encoding transmembrane 7 superfamily member 3-like, translating into MNRTFVGELLIFLLLTIGSLAREKSSDTLSLTDGSVLQVNLTNLHDSVPYMRQVSIKANSNATFNITNISSNASFIIFQIHTYQHNVTLSYDKDYLNKISNKSVFGSNIGLFSRLTENIVTQLFMKNDNVHDVNGLLAVVAYHNKAPIPGGCNMEFNTEIAPYANVQTLDTMVIVDVQPASVPLNDSVKLTCEKNPVEVEMYQIFLNEQDFSINSYFVAITSMLTVTDIKKNGVKVANPVISSPMRRVFSAYTGVGSVYVALATYGKYSAAYVPSFSYACHPTIDPASCDVLPNLLSKIICAFCFFVGLSSICFGHHLLKADMALPIFFTGTVIGYAAVGDILIAMGIGLCFTIFWLACQLYLPIVFSGIIFNMTLGFLFACVAYFLSPDSFIILQNDWVFWSLFMTLTLGVSLITTITSGFGFVMTCSIIASFMVILPFDYWTGSSLKYIVINIIRRITVEGFNSAVVRPPSEANDIALIIFWLCLVLYRIWKQWCRVGVLDLAERTPLLR; encoded by the exons ATGAACCGCACTTTTGTCGGAGAGCTGTTAATCTTTCTGTTACTCACCATTGGCAGCTTAGCTAGGGAAAAATCATCAGATACACTATCTCTCACTG ATGGAAGTGTATTACAGGTGAATTTAACTAATCTTCATGATTCTGTGCCATACATGAGACAAGTATCTATCAAAGCCAATAGCAATGCAACATTTAATATAACCAACATTTCCTCCAACGCTTCTTTCATTATCTTTCAAATTCATACCTACCAACACAATGTCACGCTGTCTTATGATAAAGattatcttaataaaatttcaaacaaaagcGTATTTGGATCAAACATTGGCCTTTTCTCTAGGCTAACCGAAAACATAGTAACGCAACTATTCATGAAAAACGATAATGTCCACGACGTTAATGGTCTACTCGCTGTTGTCGCTTACCACAATAAAG CACCCATACCGGGTGGATGCAACATGGAATTCAATACAGAGATCGCGCCGTACGCGAACGTGCAGACACTCGACACGATGGTGATCGTCGACGTGCAACCCGCCTCGGTACCGTTGAACGACAGCGTAAAGCTCACTTGCGAAAAAAACCCTGTGGAAGTCGAGATGTATCAGATATTCCTGAATGAGCAGGACTTCAGTATCAATAGTTATTTCGTGGCTATCACAAGCATGCTGACTGTTACGGATATCAAGAAGAACGGAGTAAAG GTAGCGAATCCGGTGATTTCCTCTCCGATGAGGCGAGTGTTCAGCGCGTACACCGGAGTTGGCTCCGTTTACGTTGCACTGGCTACTTACGGGAAATACTCCGCGGCCTACGTGCCATCATTTTCATACGCCTGTCATCCCACAATCGATCCGGCCTCCTGTGACGTTTTAC CCAATTTACTTTCCAAGATCATCTGCgctttctgtttcttcgtcGGATTGTCATCAATATGCTTCGGGCACCATCTCCTTAAAGCCGATATGGCACTGCCGATATTTTTCACTGGAACCGTGATCGGTTACGCTGCAGTAG GGGATATTTTAATCGCCATGGGAATAGGCCTGTGTTTCACGATATTCTGGTTGGCGTGCCAGTTGTACCTCCCAATTGTCTTTAGCGggataatatttaacatgACGCTGGGCTTCCTCTTCGCGTGTGTCGCTTACTTTCTGTCCCCGG ATTCGTTTATAATTCTGCAAAATGACTGGGTATTTTGGTCGCTGTTCATGACCTTGACCCTTGGTGTGAGTTTGATCACGACTATAACATCTGGATTTGGTTTTGTCATGACGTGTTCCATAATCGCGTCCTTCATGGTAATCCTGCCATTTGATTATTGGACTGGTTCTTCtctgaaatatattgtaataaatatcataagaAGGATAACCGTCGAGGGTTTCAATTCAGCCGTAGTCCGACCACCTTCTGAAGCTAATG ATATAGCCTTGATCATATTCTGGTTATGTTTGGTGCTATATCGCATCTGGAAGCAATGGTGCAGAGTAGGTGTACTAGATCTTGCGGAAAGAACTCCATTACTTCGctga